The Brumimicrobium sp. genomic interval AAAATTATTTTTAAACTCCTCCCATGACAATTTACTCCCTGCAACATGTTCATATCCATGATGTCCAACTATATGCCCTTCTTCCTTAGCCCGTAAAACCAATTCAGGGTATTTTTCCGTATTCATACCACTCCAAAAGAAATTGACTCTTATCTTTTGCTCTTTTAAGAAATCCAACAACCACGGAGTAATCTCTGGATGTGGCCCATCATCAAATGTGAGATATACTTTACCCTCAGCCCCATACCAAATGCGGCGTGGATAAAACCACGCCACATATTTAGGTATTCGATAAATCTTTTGATTCATTTATTATTCTCCCTCTCCAAATCCGTTTTCTTCCAATAAAGCATTATATGTTTCAGCAAACTCAATAGCTTCTTTTTCCATAGAACGGGTTCTTACTTTTCCTCGAACAGATTCGTTGATTTGTCTTGATTTCAAGTCGTTCATAACACCTTTTACTACTTCGTTGGTTAACTTATTCTCCAACTCTTGTCCATATTGCGCTGCACCACTCTTTGGAGATGAAACAAATACTTGCGCATACGTACGTAAGAAATTCATTGAAAGAGAAATGAAATCTTTTTTATTGTTATATGCAATCATTGCATCACTATGAGAGAAATAGTTCATCATCGACTCCAATTGTTTCATATATTCAATAGCTAATTGGTCAGCTTTATCAGTCTTTCCAATCTCATAGATTAAGCGAATATATTCAGGCAAAATACCGTCTGTATAGATGCTCTCTCCATTAGACAATTGATGTCCAATAGCACGTGGTTCACCCATATCAAACACCTTTGCAATAGGCAGTTGTTCTAACCCGAATGTTAAAATCGTATCAATCTTACCCACTAAGAAATCAATATCTTTTTGAGCAGTTGCTGTAGAATCCAACATCAAACGCTGTTTAGCAATTTGTAGATCATTATAATATTTAGATGCTAAATCAAGGAAATTATTTCTGTATTGGTCTGTATGACGGCGAACATAATAATCAACTAATACTTTATCTCCGTTTAGATTTCCGTAATCAAATTTCTTCACAATATTTGAATACATCTCATCGCGAGCAAATTTATCAGCAGCATCACTCTTCAATGGAGTTAAACCATGAATCTGTCCTAAATTTTTCAATGCTCCTATAGCATATAATGATTTAGCTACATCAGAACCTCCAGGGCTTGAGAAATAAATTCCTCGTGTCCATTCAAAGTTGGCAAGGATATCTAACATAACCATTTCTTCTCTACTTAATCCACGAATATCAGAACGGAATAGGCCTCCTTTTCTAAAATTGAAACGGATTTCGTCCACTGTTTTATCTTTCAACTCTTTAGGTATAATTCCAGCTTTAACAGCATTATCAGCATTTACCTTCAAAATAAATCCAGAAGATGGGAAGAAACGTAGCTTTCTACCTGGTTGCTCTAACATATTTTTGTCATCTCGTACAAATTCCATGATATATTCCACAGGAAGGAAATCCCATGAAGCAGTCCAAGACTCTGCAGCGCTCTGCAATTGAGTTGCCATATCTCCACTTGGAGTTACCGCTTTACTATTAATATCCGTTAACACTTTACGAATAAACGTATTTGTTCTATCATACTCCTTTATTCCAGGATTTTCTACATCTTGAACCAATTCTTCAAACATTTTATTTAAATCCTCCTGTGCTTTAGGAGTATTTCCTTTAGAAGTTTGGATAGTAGCAGCTAAACCTCTTCTAATATTTGTCAAAGCTTCTCTGAATTGTTTTGGATTACTCTCTATTTTCTTTTCAATTATCTCTTTAGCTTTCTCAGGAGACAACATGTTTTTATAAATCTCATAGTCCACAAACAAGACGTAGTCAGTATTTCCTGCTCCCATTAAAATTTGGTCTTCTCTAAATTTAATTGGAAGTGGATCAGATTCATACGCTCTCATTTTCATTTGTTCAGTGTACCAATCTGTTTGCATCAACGAAAGGTTTGCAACGCGTACGTCTGTACGAATTCCTTCCACCTCTTGTAGATACCAAAGTGGGAAAGTATCATTATCTCCATTAGTATATAAAATAGCATTCGGAGAACAACCTACTAAGTAATTATATGCTAATGCACGAGCAGGAGTTCTATTACTTCTATCGTGTCCCTCCCAATTTTGCATTCCCATTAAAATAGGTGCAATAATAGCCATAACAACAGCTAATGAAGCAGCACCGCTTGTAGGTAAATTAATTTTTCGAAGAGCAGTCATGAGTACCATAGCACCACCTCCAATTCCACCCATAATCAAGATGGACATTGTAGCAGGTAATCCACGAGGAGCGCTCAGATCAGCTATAAAGCACAGCAATAATAAGGCTCCAAAGCTAATTCCTAATTTCTTATATTCTTCTTTACCAAAAGAACTAAAAGCTTCATATAATCCATATACGCCAAGGCCTATCCATATAGCAAATGCGTAAAATGAAGCTGCATAAGCATAATCACGTTCTCTCGGTTCAAATGGTTTTTGATTTAAATAAATAACAATCGCCAAACCAGTTAACAAGAATAACATTCCAACAACAAGTGCGTCTTTAGGTGCTTTCAAGAAATGAAAGAACATTCCAATAAGTCCTAAAATAAGAGGTAGATAATAAAACTTGTAATGACTTGAGTTTTGAGAAGTATAAAACGGTGCATTTTCTCCCTGATCTCCTAAACGAGCATTATCTACAATACTATATCCTGAAATCCAGTTCCCTCTCATCTCATCTCCATGACCTTGAATATCATTCTGTCTTCCGGCAAAATTCCACATAAAATAACGCCAATACATCCATCCAATTTGATAATTAATTAGGTAGGAAATATTCTCTCCAAACGTTGGAATAGGTCTTCCATCTGCTCCAGTTTCAGCCGCAGGAACCTTCCTATTTGGATCGTATCCAGACCAATTTTTATATCCTTCTATTTTAGTTGGATCAGATTGATCGAACATTCTAGGGAAAATTGTATTTTGTAAATATGTCGGCATTTGATTCAAACGAATATTTTCATTTGTTACAAAATATTTCTCATCTAAATTGTAATTAGCACCACTATTTTGAATGTACTCTTCGGCAGACTTTTTGTCCTTAAAAGAAGTGATTGCAGAACCTGATTTTGTCTGCACTACCCATCTTCTATCATACGTAGGAGAACGATCTTCATATTGATTCTGGGGTGCTAATTTAGAGTTGAAATAAGGTCCATACATCAATGGCCAAGTACCATATTGTTCACGTTTTAGATACGCATGTAGAGTTACTAGATTTTCTGGATTATTCTCATCCAATGGCGTATTCGCATTTGAACGAATAACAATAGTTGCAAAAGAACCATAACCAATCAAGAAAACAATCAAACTTAAGACGATGGTATTCCCTAAAACATATCCTTTCTTTTTAGTGTAAAATAAACCGCCAACCAAGATTCCAATTAACAAAATAAAGAAAAAGATAGCGCCTGAGTTAAAAGGCAATCCAAAACTATCTACAAAAATAATTTCCATTTTTGAGGCAATGGCAATGGTACCGGGAATGATACCATTTTGTATAAATCCAAGAACTAAAACTCCAACTATTCCTGTAATGAGAAATAATTTAATTTCACTTTTTGTATCTGTATGTAATTGATAGGCTACAATATAGGCAATAGCAGGAATAACCAAGATACCTAATAAGTGAACCCCAATAGCTAGACCCAACAAGAACATAATCAACACCATCCAGCGCAATGGATGTGCGTCCATAGTTAATTCTCCTCTGCGGATTAAAGTCATTTCTTCATCCCATTTTAGTGCCGCCCAAAATACAACAGCAGTAAATAAGGATGCCATAGCATACACCTCTCCTTCAACTGCTGAGAACCAAAATGATTCGGTAAATGTATATACCATAGATCCTACAAAAGCAGACCCTAAAATTGCAATTTTCTGTCCTGATGACATGATGTTATCTCCTTTC includes:
- a CDS encoding DUF2723 domain-containing protein; this encodes MNYKKINIILGWLTFLIASYVFIATAEETASLWDCGEFITSIYKLEVGHPPGAPFFMLIGRVFALFAGSPAEVAHWVNIMSALSSSLTIVFLFWTITLLGKKVAEKGDNIMSSGQKIAILGSAFVGSMVYTFTESFWFSAVEGEVYAMASLFTAVVFWAALKWDEEMTLIRRGELTMDAHPLRWMVLIMFLLGLAIGVHLLGILVIPAIAYIVAYQLHTDTKSEIKLFLITGIVGVLVLGFIQNGIIPGTIAIASKMEIIFVDSFGLPFNSGAIFFFILLIGILVGGLFYTKKKGYVLGNTIVLSLIVFLIGYGSFATIVIRSNANTPLDENNPENLVTLHAYLKREQYGTWPLMYGPYFNSKLAPQNQYEDRSPTYDRRWVVQTKSGSAITSFKDKKSAEEYIQNSGANYNLDEKYFVTNENIRLNQMPTYLQNTIFPRMFDQSDPTKIEGYKNWSGYDPNRKVPAAETGADGRPIPTFGENISYLINYQIGWMYWRYFMWNFAGRQNDIQGHGDEMRGNWISGYSIVDNARLGDQGENAPFYTSQNSSHYKFYYLPLILGLIGMFFHFLKAPKDALVVGMLFLLTGLAIVIYLNQKPFEPRERDYAYAASFYAFAIWIGLGVYGLYEAFSSFGKEEYKKLGISFGALLLLCFIADLSAPRGLPATMSILIMGGIGGGAMVLMTALRKINLPTSGAASLAVVMAIIAPILMGMQNWEGHDRSNRTPARALAYNYLVGCSPNAILYTNGDNDTFPLWYLQEVEGIRTDVRVANLSLMQTDWYTEQMKMRAYESDPLPIKFREDQILMGAGNTDYVLFVDYEIYKNMLSPEKAKEIIEKKIESNPKQFREALTNIRRGLAATIQTSKGNTPKAQEDLNKMFEELVQDVENPGIKEYDRTNTFIRKVLTDINSKAVTPSGDMATQLQSAAESWTASWDFLPVEYIMEFVRDDKNMLEQPGRKLRFFPSSGFILKVNADNAVKAGIIPKELKDKTVDEIRFNFRKGGLFRSDIRGLSREEMVMLDILANFEWTRGIYFSSPGGSDVAKSLYAIGALKNLGQIHGLTPLKSDAADKFARDEMYSNIVKKFDYGNLNGDKVLVDYYVRRHTDQYRNNFLDLASKYYNDLQIAKQRLMLDSTATAQKDIDFLVGKIDTILTFGLEQLPIAKVFDMGEPRAIGHQLSNGESIYTDGILPEYIRLIYEIGKTDKADQLAIEYMKQLESMMNYFSHSDAMIAYNNKKDFISLSMNFLRTYAQVFVSSPKSGAAQYGQELENKLTNEVVKGVMNDLKSRQINESVRGKVRTRSMEKEAIEFAETYNALLEENGFGEGE
- a CDS encoding polysaccharide deacetylase family protein; protein product: MNQKIYRIPKYVAWFYPRRIWYGAEGKVYLTFDDGPHPEITPWLLDFLKEQKIRVNFFWSGMNTEKYPELVLRAKEEGHIVGHHGYEHVAGSKLSWEEFKNNFDRSAALAPDAYFRPPYGSLKSKQAQYVLERGKLIMWSWMAYDFDQTLTNETILLNVKKYVKSCDIIVFHENDKTVERMKEIIPTFIHIIQKKGLTFDTIDKI